The Henckelia pumila isolate YLH828 chromosome 2, ASM3356847v2, whole genome shotgun sequence genome includes a window with the following:
- the LOC140877110 gene encoding phosphoinositide phosphatase SAC2-like, with translation MALQNEQHLGGGYLQKFRLYETSSNFYMIGRDKSRTCWKVLKINRLEQTELIIIEDSTTYSEFDCYDLLRRIHEGNMSTGGLKFVTTCYGIVGFIKFLGPYYMLLITKRRKIGTICGHAVYAIAKSEMIPIPNATVQSNMPYSRNENRYKKLLRAVDLTKDFFFSYSYHLMLSLQNNMSNHETGQALYETMFVWNAFLTRGIRSQLKNSIWTIALLYGFFKQVELSISGRYFSLILISRRSRHYAGTRYLKRGVNEKGRVANDVETEQIVLEEALQGSPLQMSSIVQNRGSIPLFWSQETSRLNIKPDIILSRKDPMFEATKLHFENLVKRYGNPIIVLNLIKTREKKPRESILRAEFAYAIEVINKDLTPENRLKFLHWDLNKYSRSKGTSVLAYLVQVAVNALELTGFFCCRVYPSSCELQCSNNCNVNCANEDLCDLIKDSNSLDEEDEIMENGSVDGSHFVKPPAFQKGVLRTNCIDCLDRTNVAQYVYGLVALGRQLHAFGYTDVPIINLDSPLANDLMKIYEAMGDTLALQYGGSAAHNKIFSERRGQWKAATQSQEFLRTLQRYYSNTYMDAEKQDAINVFLGYFQPQQGKAALWELDSDQHYDVGRRGSDFTEENARSIIKRSLSDGNILCDTNSPIDDANAENVDNSNKPLSGKTQSCDIGLSESTPEISTCGSEVSFSRYTPSMSRRQLFPDMQPDLYLETEDMYLYKRGDSFNCSNFFDIDWLSSSGNSCEEETYERSTLIGSLSTGLSSGEVKPESSSANGSGSLLEGKEPAAEDVGSGTLTGFSQRFVHWVMHGDLLFP, from the exons ATGGCTTTACAGAATGAGCAGCATCTTGGTGGTGGCTATTTGCAGAAGTTCAGGCTTTACGAGACATCTTCG AACTTTTATATGATTGGGCGGGACAAAAGCAGAACCTGTTGGAAAGTCTTAAAGATTAACAGATTAGAACAGACTGAGCTGATCATTATCGAAGATTCaacaacatattcagaatttgaTTGCTATGACCTCCTGAGAAGGATACATGAAGGAAACATGTCTACTGGTGGACTTAAATTTGTCACCACCTGTTATGGGATTGTCG GTTTCATAAAATTTCTGGGACCATATTACATGCTGCTTATCACTAAAAGAAGGAAGATTGGCACCATATGTGGTCATGCAGTATATGCCATTGCCAAGAGCGAGATGATTCCTATCCCCAATGCTACTGTTCAATCAAATATGCCTTATTCTAGGAATGAGAACAG ATACAAGAAGCTTCTCCGGGCCGTGGATCTTACAAAGGACTTCTTTTTTAGCTACTCCTACCATCTTATGCTTAGTCTTCAAAATAATATGAGCAATCATGAAACAGGACAAGCTCTATATGAGACAATGTTTGTCTGGAACGCGTTCTTGACTCGCGGAATTCGGAGTCAGCTCAAGAATTCAATTTGGACAATTGCATTACTTTATGGATTCTTTAAGCAG GTTGAACTGTCAATATCTGGGCGTTATTTCAGCCTTATTCTCATTTCTAGAAGATCCCGTCATTATGCTGGAACCag aTATTTGAAACGGGGGGTTAATGAGAAGGGACGCGTGGCAAATGACGTTGAGACCGAACAAATTGTGCTCGAGGAGGCTCTTCAAGGAAGTCCCCTACAGATGTCTTCTATTGTACAGAACCGGGGATCAATACCCCTTTTTTGGTCACAAGAGACATCACGGTTAAATATCAAACCAGATATTATAC TATCAAGAAAGGACCCCATGTTTGAAGCCACTAAACTTCACTTTGAGAATCTTGTCAAGAGATATGGGAATCCTATCATTGTATTAAATCTAATTAAG ACTCGTGAGAAGAAGCCTAGAGAATCTATTCTCCGTGCAGAGTTTGCTTATGCTATTGAGGTTATTAATAAAGATCTTACACCTGAAAATCGCTTAAAGTTCCTTCACTGGGATTTGAATAAATACTCGAGAAG CAAAGGAACGAGTGTGTTGGCATATTTAGTCCAAGTAGCTGTTAATGCATTGGAGTTGACCGGATTCTTCTGCTGTCGGGTATACCCATCTTCATG TGAACTTCAATGCAGTAATAACTGTAATGTTAATTGCGCCAATGAGGATCTATGCGATTTGATAAAGGATTCCAACAGCTTGGATGAAGAGGACGAAATTATGGAAAATGGTTCCGTGGATGGAAGTCATTTCGTCAAACCTCCTGCATTTCAAAAAGGAGTTTTAAGGACAAATTGCATTGACTGTCTGGATCGCACAAATGTTGCTCAGTATGTGTATGGGCTGGTTGCTCTTGGTCGTCAGCTGCATGCTTTTGGGTACACTGATGTTCCCATCATCAACCTAGACTCCCCCTTGGCAAATGATTTAATGAAGATTTATGAGGCTATGGGTGACACCCTTGCTCTACAATATGGTGGATCTGCAGCACACAATAAG ATATTTTCGGAAAGAAGAGGTCAATGGAAAGCGGCAACTCAATCCCAGGAGTTTTTGAGAACTCTTCAACGCTATTACAGTAATACTTACATGGATGCGGAGAAACAAGATGCTATTAATGT GTTTTTGGGATATTTTCAGCCACAACAGGGTAAAGCAGCTCTGTGGGAACTTGATTCTGATCAGCATTACGATGTTGGAAGGCGTGGTTCTGATTTCACTGAAGAAAATGCCag GTCAATTATCAAAAGGTCACTCTCCGATGGAAACATTCTGTGCGATACCAACTCACCTATTGATGATGCAAATGCTGAAAATGTGGATAATTCTAACAAACCACTATCTGGAAAGACTCAAAGCTGTGACATTGGTCTTTCTGAGTCAACTCCAGAAATCTCAACTTGCGGAAGTGAAGTATCTTTTTCCAG GTATACCCCCTCAATGTCCCGCAGACAGCTTTTTCCAGATATGCAACCAGATCTGTATCTCGAAACTGAGGACATGTACTTATATAAACGTGGAGATTCATTCAATTGCTCAAATTTTTTTGACATTGATTGGCTTTCTTCATCTGGAAATTCATGTGAAGAGGAAACATATGAAAG ATCTACACTAATTGGCTCGTTGTCTACTGGTTTGTCTTCGGGTGAAGTTAAACCGGAGAGCAGCTCCGCCAATGGGTCTGGGTCCCTCTTGGAG GGTAAGGAACCCGCTGCAGAAGATGTGGGCTCTGGTACATTGACTGGATTCTCTCAAAGATTCGTACATTGGGTTATGCATGGAGATCTACTTTTTCCTTGA